A genomic window from Phocoena sinus isolate mPhoSin1 chromosome 20, mPhoSin1.pri, whole genome shotgun sequence includes:
- the LOC116745837 gene encoding ferritin light chain-like, translating to MHLRASYTYLSLGFYFDRNEVPLEGIGHFFCELAKEKCEGIERVLKMQNQCGCLALFQDVQKPSRDEWGKTQDAMEATILMENPNQALLDLHALGPTRADLHLCDFLESHFLGEQVKLVKEVGDHLTNLHRLAGPQAGLSQYLFQRLRLKQH from the coding sequence ATGCATCTGCGGGCCTCCTACACctacctctctctgggcttctatttCGACCGCAATGAGGTGCCTCTGGAGGGCATAGGCCACTTTTTCTGCGAATTGGCCAAGGAGAAGTGCGAGGGCATAGAGCGTGtcttgaaaatgcaaaaccaGTGCGGCTGCCTCGCCCTCTTCCAGGACGTGCAGAAGCCATCTCGAGATGAGTGGGGTAAAACCCAGGATGCTATGGAAGCCACCATTCTCATGGAGAACCCAAACCAGGCCCTTTTGGATCTACATGCCCTGGGTCCCACCCGCGCAGATCTCCACCTCTGTGACTTCCTGGAGAGCCACTTCCTAGGTGAGCAGGTGAAACTCGTCAAGGAGGTGGGTGACCACCTGACTAACCTCCACAGGCTGGCTGGTCCCCAGGCTGGGCTAAGCCAGTATCTCTTCCAAAGGCTCAGACTCAAGCAGCACTAG
- the ZNF287 gene encoding zinc finger protein 287 produces the protein MFSPSKRTTSSSRAQVLLMWKPDKAQSGPRSTEKETLASRLLRDTETCRQNFRNFPYPDLAGPRKALNQLRELCLKWLRPEIHSKEQILELLVLEQFLSILPGEVRTWVKSQYPKSSEEVVTLVEDLTQILEEEAVPQSSTLSQETPEEDPKGRQAFQAGWLNDFVTKESMTFTDVAVDITREDWELMRPVQKELYKTVTLQNYWNMVSLGLTVYRPTVIPILEEPWMVIKEILEGPSPEWETEAQECTPVENVSKLTKDGTKTIKLEEPYDYDDRLEGQATEAFRRIPTNERDFSLKSVLSEEDDRTEDYKYDIYRSNFEKHSNLMIQFDTQSDDKTSVYDESKATFGHVSYGIVHRKIYPGEKPYKCNVCGKKFRKYPSLIKHQSSHAKEKSYECEECGKEFRHVSSLIAHQRMHTGEKPYECHQCGKAFSQRAHLTIHQRIHTGEKPYKCDDCGKDFSQRAHLTIHQRTHTGEKPYKCLECGKTFSHSSSLINHQRVHTGEKPYICNECGKTFSQSTHLLQHQKIHTGKKPYKCNECWKVFSQSTYLIRHQRIHSGEKCYKCNECGKAFAHSSTLIQHQTTHTGEKSYICNICGKAFSQSANLTQHHRTHTGEKPYKCSVCGKAFSQSVHLTQHQRIHNGEKPFKCNICGKAYRQGANLTQHQRIHTGEKPYKCNECGKAFIYSSSLNQHQRTHTGERPYKCNECDKDFSQRTCLIQHQRIHTGEKPYACRICGKTFTQSTNLIQHQRVHTGAKHRN, from the exons ATGTTCTCCCCGAGCAAGAGGACGACCAGTTCGTCACGTGCCCAAGTCCTTCTAATGTGGAAGCCGGACAAGGCTCAGAGTGGACCCCGCAGTACTGAGAAGGAAACCCTCGCCTCAAGACTCCTGCGTGACACTGAGACCTGTCGGCAGAATTTTAGGAATTTTCCATACCCAGACCTGGCTGGTCCTCGAAAGGCATTGAATCAGCTCCGAGAGCTCTGCCTTAAGTGGCTGAGACCCGAGATTCACTCAAAGGAACAAATCCTGGAGCTGCTGGTCCTGGAGCAATTCCTGAGCATCCTGCCTGGGGAGGTTAGGACTTGGGTGAAGTCCCAGTACCCGAAGAGCAGCGAGGAAGTGGTGACTCTGGTGGAGGATTTGACTCAGATTCTAGAGGAAGAAG CTGTTCCTCAGAGCTCCACCCTTTCCCAGGAGACCCCAGAGGAAGACCCCAAAGGAAGACAAGCTTTCCAGGCAGGGTGGCTCAATGACTTCGTGACCAAA GAATCCATGACATTCACAGATGTGGCCGTGGACATCACCCGGGAGGACTGGGAGCTCATGCGTCCTGTGCAGAAGGAACTGTACAAGACGGTGACGCTGCAGAACTACTGGAACATGGTTTCTCTGG GACTTACAGTGTACAGACCAACCGTGATTCCCATATTGGAAGAACCATGGATggtgataaaagaaattttagaaggCCCTAGTCCAG aatggGAAACAGAAGCCCAAGAGTGTACTCCAGTGGAAAATGTTTCTAAACTCACAAAGGATGGAACCAAGACCATCAAGCTGGAAGAACCCTATGACTATGATGACAGATTGGAGGGGCAAGCAACAGAGGCCTTCAGGAGAATTCCCACCAATGAGAGAGATTTCAGTTTGAAGTCAGTCCTTTCAGAAGAAGATGATCGTACAGAAGActataaatatgatatatatagaAGTAATTTTGAAAAGCATTCAAACCTAATGATACAGTTTGATACCCAATCAGATGATAAAACTTCTGTGTACGACGAAAGCAAGGCCACCTTCGGTCACGTCTCTTATGGTATTGTACACAGGAAGATATATCCCGGAGAGAAGCCTTATAAGTGTAATGTGTGTGGGAAGAAGTTCAGAAAGTACCCATCCCTCATCAAACACCAAAGTAGCCATGCCAAAGAGAAGTCTTATGAATGTGAAGAATGTGGGAAAGAGTTTAGACACGTCTCATCCCTCATTGCACATCAGAGGATgcacactggagagaagccctacGAATGCCACCAGTGCGGGAAAGCTTTCAGCCAACGCGCACACCTCACCATCCACCAGCGGATCCACACGGGAGAGAAACCCTACAAGTGCGACGACTGTGGGAAAGACTTCAGCCAGCGCGCACACCTCACTATCCACCAGAGGACACACACGGGAGAGAAACCCTACAAGTGCTTGGAGTGTGGCAAAACCTTCAGCCACAGTTCATCGCTGATTAATCACCAGAGAGTTCATACTGGAGAAAAACCTTACATATGCAACGAGTGTGGGAAAACGTTCAGCCAGAGCACACACCTCCTTCAGCATCAAAAGATACACACAGGAAAGAAACCATATAAATGCAATGAGTGTTGGAAAGTGTTCAGTCAGAGCACTTACCTTATCCGACATCAGAGGATTCATTCTGGAGAGAAGTGTTATAAATGCAacgaatgtggaaaagcctttgcTCACTCctccactcttattcagcatcaGACcactcacactggagagaaatcctatatatgcaatatatgtgggaaagccttcagccAGAGTGCAAACCTTACCCAACATCACAGAACACATACCGGAGAGAAACCCTATAAGTGCAGTgtgtgtgggaaagccttcagccAGAGTGTACACCTTACTCAGCACCAGAGGATTCACAATGGAGAAAAACCCTTTAAATGCAATATATGTGGGAAAGCATATAGACAGGGTGCAAATCTTACTCAGCATCAAAGGATCCATACcggagagaaaccctataaatgcaatgaatgtgggaaagcgtttatttattcatcatcaCTTAATCAGCATCAGAGAACTCATACTGGAGAAAGACCCTATAAGTGTAACGAATGTGACAAAGATTTTAGCCAGAGAACATGCCTTATTCAGCACCAGAgaattcacacaggagagaagcccTATGCATGCCGTATATGTGGTAAAACCTTCACCCAGAGTACAAACCTCATTCAGCATCAGCGTGTTCATACAGGTGCCAAACATCGTAATTAA